In Endozoicomonas sp. GU-1, one DNA window encodes the following:
- a CDS encoding ISNCY family transposase, whose product MRKKRNLQCSMELHYVPHEICSQLSGISQWLDAHPQFNDWIYEDLSSGDKQNTGRNGLSAESVLRAALLKQYLNCDYDYLSFVLMDSMLFRDFCRLEPNQRPSRSSLHGLISLLTASTWERINNCQLMTAKDQGIEKGRTVAIDSTVTESDIKPPCDSDLLASSVKEICRLLERGQTLTATPLYEYTHHNRAVKDAARKCIYSGKEERQQHYKKLLQLTRKSRKVLIEATVKLADARQQGQCLLADDADKWQADVDHLLPLVDVIVSQTERRVFKGEKVPAQEKVVSLYEPHTDIIVKDRRQVQYGHKLNLVQGKSRLILDLVIEEGNPADSDRFIPMMERQKEIYGRVPRQTSGDGGYACRVNLEKAKAMGISDVAFNKKRGLEVEEMTKSQYVYKTLFRFRAGIEAGISWLKRCFGLSRCHCKGSERFDSHCWLSVVCYNLVILARHPAPS is encoded by the coding sequence ATGCGCAAAAAACGCAATTTGCAGTGTAGTATGGAACTCCATTACGTACCTCATGAAATCTGCTCCCAGCTTTCCGGTATCTCGCAATGGCTTGATGCCCATCCACAGTTCAATGACTGGATTTATGAGGACTTAAGTTCTGGTGATAAACAGAACACTGGGCGGAACGGACTATCAGCAGAATCCGTTCTTCGTGCGGCACTTCTGAAACAGTATTTGAATTGTGATTATGACTACTTGTCGTTTGTTTTGATGGACTCCATGCTCTTTCGAGACTTTTGTCGCCTCGAACCAAACCAGCGCCCCAGTCGCTCCAGTTTGCATGGGCTCATCAGCCTTCTTACTGCATCTACATGGGAGCGGATTAATAACTGTCAGCTAATGACCGCTAAAGATCAGGGTATTGAAAAAGGGCGTACTGTGGCTATTGACAGCACAGTCACCGAATCGGATATCAAACCTCCCTGCGACAGTGATCTTTTAGCCAGTTCCGTTAAAGAAATTTGTCGTCTGCTGGAACGGGGACAAACACTGACAGCGACACCGCTTTATGAATATACCCATCACAACCGAGCCGTAAAAGATGCGGCCAGAAAATGCATCTACTCTGGTAAAGAAGAGCGGCAACAGCATTATAAAAAACTGCTGCAGTTGACCCGAAAATCCCGGAAGGTGCTTATCGAAGCCACTGTCAAGCTTGCAGACGCCCGTCAGCAGGGGCAGTGTCTCCTGGCTGATGATGCCGACAAGTGGCAGGCCGATGTGGATCACCTGTTACCCCTGGTGGATGTAATAGTCTCCCAGACAGAGCGCAGGGTCTTTAAGGGTGAAAAGGTGCCAGCCCAGGAGAAAGTGGTTAGCCTGTATGAACCCCATACGGATATCATCGTAAAAGACAGGCGACAAGTGCAGTACGGCCATAAACTGAACCTGGTTCAGGGAAAAAGTCGATTGATCCTGGACCTGGTTATTGAGGAAGGTAACCCAGCGGATTCGGACCGATTCATTCCGATGATGGAAAGACAAAAAGAAATTTATGGTCGTGTACCTCGCCAGACAAGCGGTGACGGTGGATACGCGTGTCGAGTAAATTTGGAAAAAGCCAAGGCTATGGGAATCAGCGATGTGGCTTTTAATAAGAAGCGCGGACTTGAAGTCGAAGAGATGACTAAAAGTCAGTATGTGTATAAAACGCTCTTTCGCTTCCGGGCAGGTATTGAAGCGGGAATTTCGTGGCTAAAGAGATGTTTTGGGCTATCACGTTGCCACTGCAAGGGTTCTGAGCGTTTTGACTCTCATTGTTGGTTATCGGTGGTCTGTTACAACCTGGTGATTCTGGCCAGGCACCCGGCACCATCCTGA
- a CDS encoding IS701 family transposase, with amino-acid sequence MLTSDHRVILQELALYTTFLARALSPVAVPTFCELLFGCMLSTDGFVTQALLSIDFHCVWSSYHHWISQGKWRWKHLACRLIRLVCSKAPPDEPITLALDDWVIERFSDNAPACRTHHQHSKKTNRPQYIWGQCWVSLAVIFERVADEVFTGIPIISFPAPASGNASKLKIAVAMLKVVRKEVRDRALRLVADCWYMNRTLMQPTLEMGIEVIGQIPSNRALYALPTLPAVKKPGRPRKYGTRMTAEKVEKLPEHKAIVWMYSKFRTVRYRTLICRAKFLKGREIRVVWSCFENDKGLTEKRIFISTNTEHEGLDVLRGYAKRWPVEPMFHQLKHAFGCCHLWQQKLRTLLRWMHLKMAGYALLQLLTVCKNQSCLKISRIPWRSPDTTTAGMMRIALSRIIPRFPIRKGWDRYHQKYEFNFDELSGQLKIDKAEAA; translated from the coding sequence ATGCTCACATCAGATCACCGAGTAATCCTTCAGGAGCTCGCTTTATATACAACCTTTCTTGCCAGAGCGCTATCACCAGTTGCGGTACCAACGTTCTGCGAGCTACTTTTCGGCTGTATGCTTTCAACCGATGGTTTCGTTACACAGGCACTTTTATCCATTGATTTTCATTGTGTATGGAGCAGTTACCACCACTGGATCTCACAGGGTAAATGGCGATGGAAGCACCTGGCGTGTCGCTTGATCCGACTGGTCTGTTCAAAGGCACCGCCAGATGAACCGATTACTCTTGCTCTTGATGACTGGGTGATAGAACGGTTTTCTGACAATGCCCCTGCTTGTCGTACCCACCATCAACACAGCAAGAAGACTAATCGACCTCAGTACATTTGGGGGCAATGCTGGGTGTCACTGGCCGTTATATTCGAACGGGTAGCAGACGAGGTTTTCACCGGCATCCCTATTATTTCATTTCCGGCCCCTGCTTCAGGTAACGCCAGCAAACTCAAAATCGCTGTTGCCATGCTCAAGGTTGTACGCAAGGAAGTACGGGACCGCGCATTACGGCTGGTGGCGGACTGCTGGTACATGAATCGGACGCTGATGCAGCCAACACTGGAAATGGGTATTGAAGTCATTGGTCAAATACCATCAAACCGGGCCCTTTATGCATTACCGACATTACCCGCAGTCAAAAAACCGGGACGTCCCAGAAAATACGGCACCAGGATGACAGCTGAGAAGGTAGAAAAACTCCCTGAGCACAAAGCCATAGTATGGATGTATAGCAAGTTTCGCACCGTGCGATATCGTACTCTGATTTGTCGGGCAAAATTCCTCAAAGGGCGAGAAATTCGGGTTGTCTGGAGCTGTTTTGAGAATGATAAGGGGCTGACTGAAAAAAGAATTTTCATCTCAACCAATACAGAACACGAAGGGCTTGATGTACTTCGTGGTTATGCAAAGCGGTGGCCAGTTGAGCCTATGTTTCACCAGCTCAAACATGCATTTGGCTGCTGTCATCTGTGGCAGCAAAAATTGAGAACACTTCTGCGCTGGATGCATTTGAAAATGGCAGGTTATGCATTATTACAGTTGTTGACCGTCTGCAAAAATCAGTCATGCCTGAAGATTTCCCGGATACCCTGGAGATCTCCGGATACAACAACCGCAGGCATGATGAGAATTGCCCTGTCACGAATTATTCCAAGGTTCCCCATTCGTAAGGGCTGGGATAGATATCATCAAAAATATGAGTTCAATTTCGATGAACTGTCCGGCCAGTTGAAGATAGATAAAGCAGAGGCTGCATAA
- a CDS encoding type II toxin-antitoxin system ParD family antitoxin: MARQSITLTSPNDQWLQAQVESDEYGSKSEVVNDLIRQARRRQEATESLRSALITGENSGTSNDTVDDIRDRVLARRVKHG, encoded by the coding sequence ATGGCCAGGCAAAGCATTACCCTCACTTCACCCAATGACCAATGGTTGCAGGCCCAGGTTGAGAGCGACGAGTATGGCAGTAAAAGTGAAGTAGTGAATGATTTGATTCGCCAGGCCAGGCGGCGTCAGGAGGCGACAGAGTCTCTTCGGAGTGCACTTATTACCGGTGAAAACAGCGGGACCAGCAACGATACAGTAGATGATATCCGGGATCGTGTATTAGCCCGGAGAGTCAAGCATGGCTAA
- a CDS encoding IS66 family transposase, whose product MDYLAQLQQHNTLLKESLALSQKALALSQKENVLQKELIARLQAQGVQQQEQITQLQEKVEALEAEIRRLKKLPPKPDIKPNTKPPDDSDGPPGTPPATGQGDEADPDDVPKHKVSKPDESTRNQRKQPTKPPPEKSIRVPACGVPPGSTWNGTTPFYVQDLVIKPTSVEYLLDQWITPDGKTVTAKPPANLHGHHYGPTLQAYILHQYFGCGVTQPQLLEWLWDIGLSISPGELSNLITKGNEQFQSEKDEILVAGLRCSSYIQTDDTGARHQGQNGYCTIICNESFAWYATTGSKSRENFLSLLHRPFRTYAMTGNALDYLRTLKYPQKWLRVLQPYVGVTFLSYEAWKACMKEHGLTGKKRLQQASEALIYASLIEHGLGHLTTFSDGAQQFNVFKHAQCWVHAERLLYKVHPVNEQQASAQKWCRTWLWAIYDDLKAFKAEPSKENAMKGRLGFLALIQTRTNCRALQQALSGLAVIEKELLLVLEDPSLPLHNNLSESLIREYVKRRKISGGTRSEAGRQSRGHLASLKKTCRLYGLSFWDYLTDRLNGAALFPRLESLIEKASQILSCGLCSSF is encoded by the coding sequence TTGGATTATCTTGCTCAGCTCCAGCAGCACAACACATTGCTCAAGGAGTCGCTGGCTTTGTCCCAGAAAGCATTGGCTCTGTCCCAGAAAGAGAACGTTCTCCAGAAGGAGTTGATTGCCAGGCTGCAGGCACAAGGCGTTCAGCAGCAAGAGCAGATCACTCAGCTACAGGAGAAAGTTGAAGCCCTTGAGGCTGAAATCCGCCGTCTTAAAAAGCTGCCTCCCAAGCCTGACATCAAACCAAATACCAAGCCCCCTGATGACTCAGACGGCCCTCCCGGTACTCCACCGGCAACCGGTCAAGGTGATGAAGCTGACCCGGATGATGTCCCAAAACATAAGGTCAGCAAACCGGATGAAAGTACTCGTAATCAGCGCAAGCAACCCACAAAGCCACCGCCTGAAAAGAGCATACGTGTCCCGGCCTGTGGTGTTCCTCCGGGATCTACCTGGAACGGCACTACCCCATTCTATGTACAAGATCTGGTGATCAAGCCAACCAGTGTCGAATATTTGCTTGATCAATGGATAACACCGGACGGGAAAACAGTCACTGCCAAGCCTCCAGCGAATTTGCACGGGCACCATTATGGCCCGACATTGCAAGCCTACATTCTTCACCAGTATTTCGGTTGTGGTGTTACCCAACCGCAGCTGCTGGAATGGCTCTGGGATATTGGCCTCTCCATCTCGCCGGGGGAACTGAGCAACCTGATCACTAAAGGGAATGAGCAGTTTCAAAGTGAGAAGGATGAGATCCTGGTCGCAGGCCTTCGTTGCTCAAGCTACATTCAGACAGACGACACAGGGGCAAGGCATCAAGGACAAAATGGTTACTGCACCATCATCTGTAATGAGTCGTTTGCCTGGTATGCCACCACAGGTAGCAAAAGCCGGGAGAATTTTCTAAGCCTTCTGCACCGGCCTTTTCGGACGTACGCGATGACAGGGAATGCCCTGGACTACCTGAGGACACTCAAATATCCCCAAAAGTGGCTGCGTGTACTCCAGCCATACGTTGGAGTGACTTTCCTGAGTTATGAAGCCTGGAAGGCCTGCATGAAAGAGCATGGCCTGACAGGCAAAAAACGCCTGCAACAAGCCAGTGAAGCCTTGATCTATGCCAGTTTGATAGAACATGGCTTAGGGCATCTGACAACCTTCAGCGATGGCGCACAACAGTTCAATGTGTTCAAACACGCCCAGTGCTGGGTACATGCAGAGCGGTTGCTGTACAAGGTTCATCCTGTCAATGAGCAACAAGCCAGTGCCCAGAAATGGTGCCGGACATGGCTCTGGGCGATTTATGATGATCTGAAAGCCTTCAAGGCTGAGCCTTCCAAAGAGAACGCCATGAAGGGACGACTAGGCTTTTTAGCCCTAATCCAGACACGCACAAATTGCAGGGCTCTCCAGCAAGCGCTCTCAGGCCTTGCTGTCATAGAAAAAGAGCTGTTGCTGGTACTGGAAGACCCAAGCCTTCCGTTACATAACAACCTGAGTGAAAGCCTGATACGAGAATACGTCAAGCGCCGTAAGATTAGCGGCGGCACGCGGAGCGAAGCAGGACGGCAAAGTCGCGGACACCTTGCCAGTCTGAAGAAAACGTGTCGCCTGTATGGTCTTTCATTCTGGGACTATCTGACAGACAGGTTAAATGGAGCAGCGCTGTTCCCGAGGCTGGAGAGTTTGATTGAAAAAGCTTCCCAGATTCTATCCTGTGGGCTTTGCAGCAGTTTTTGA
- a CDS encoding type I restriction endonuclease: MPLVVYEFKSVISEDKATIYDAYRQLTVRYRRDIPQLFVFALCIISDGVNNKMGSLFAPYEFFYAWRKITGDEA; the protein is encoded by the coding sequence ATGCCCCTGGTGGTGTATGAATTTAAAAGCGTCATCAGCGAGGATAAGGCCACCATTTACGACGCCTACCGCCAGCTCACGGTGCGCTATCGCCGGGATATCCCACAACTGTTTGTATTCGCCCTGTGCATTATCAGCGACGGGGTGAATAACAAGATGGGCAGCCTGTTTGCCCCCTATGAGTTCTTCTACGCCTGGCGCAAGATCACCGGCGATGAAGCGTAG
- a CDS encoding transposase: protein MFCWGKKDRTPVVKATGARFGINLISAVSGEGTMRYMTINGRFNADQFISFLKQLVRTHDQPVLGGG from the coding sequence TTGTTTTGTTGGGGAAAGAAAGACCGAACACCTGTCGTAAAAGCAACAGGGGCGCGGTTCGGTATCAACCTGATTTCTGCTGTCAGTGGTGAAGGCACCATGCGCTACATGACCATCAATGGTCGGTTTAATGCTGATCAATTTATTAGTTTCCTGAAACAGCTGGTGCGCACTCATGACCAGCCGGTACTGGGTGGTGGCTGA
- a CDS encoding ISAzo13-like element transposase-related protein, with product MVPKLNDFQTGLWWNEEGRRDYPAQNELLMLCDGGGSNSASAYIFKEDLQALANRLGVEIRIAHYPPYCSKYTPIEHRLFPLLC from the coding sequence TTGGTCCCGAAGTTGAATGACTTCCAGACTGGCTTGTGGTGGAATGAGGAGGGGCGAAGGGACTATCCGGCTCAGAATGAATTGCTCATGTTGTGTGACGGTGGTGGCAGTAACAGTGCGTCGGCATATATATTCAAGGAAGATCTGCAAGCGCTGGCGAATCGTCTGGGTGTGGAGATCCGGATAGCGCACTATCCACCGTACTGTTCTAAATACACCCCCATTGAACATCGCTTGTTCCCTCTACTTTGCTGA
- a CDS encoding type I restriction enzyme endonuclease domain-containing protein has product MKPSTTCSLMADLKTEMGSFEALAISLEEKAFYDILKKMADKYEFTFEEDRLLDPSTKVKAVVDDKAQFPDWNHRGDIKASLRVELIMLLSKYGYPPVTFHGVYRDVVEQAEHFKAGRGGVVGAFM; this is encoded by the coding sequence ATGAAGCCATCAACGACCTGTTCACTGATGGCGGATTTGAAAACAGAAATGGGCTCCTTTGAAGCGCTGGCCATCTCCCTGGAAGAGAAAGCGTTTTACGACATTCTGAAAAAGATGGCAGACAAATACGAGTTCACCTTCGAGGAAGACCGCCTGCTGGACCCGAGCACCAAGGTAAAAGCCGTAGTGGATGACAAGGCGCAGTTCCCGGACTGGAACCATCGGGGGGATATCAAGGCCTCACTGCGGGTTGAGTTGATTATGTTGCTCTCGAAGTACGGCTATCCGCCGGTTACCTTTCACGGGGTTTACCGGGATGTAGTTGAGCAGGCGGAGCATTTTAAGGCGGGCCGGGGGGGGGTAGTAGGGGCTTTTATGTAG
- a CDS encoding IS1634 family transposase, translated as MPPVQYQSKNLNHLGLVAAMCRELKIAEYFDARITNDSDARNVTIGQAVVAMIINGLGFTGQTLYLVPEFFEDKPIDRLIGEGIQAEHLNDKILGRALDSLYEVGVSDLYLNLAIKVVNHLKLPCKALNLDGTSLHTDGVYNSNENPDDLNCIHICRGYSRDHRPDLNQVVLQLITENEAGIPVFMAPASGNVNDKTCFQEIIKNHLSCFKAALNNRYLVADAAMYVAETLQLLDKQKQLFISRVPLNIKDAKELVGKAPAMALEPVEGYEDYSFTEVPACYGDVRQRWFLFLNKKRRLSEQKTLTRKMQKQSLKEARDLEKLGKKAFLCRDDALEAFALWQKQSKLCQSETEPEVICKPCYPGKGRPSSDSKPDHFEYFVQSTCFVSCEKRENSLASLGCFILGTNDLDQKGLNTHKGINAAELLSTYKSQQKVEGGFRFLKSPDFLVSSLYLKKAERIEALLMVMTLCLMVYAAIQHRIRYELKKQSRVFLNQKKKPCQNPTARWVFFCFQGVSVLTVNNQEQRVVGLKERQWTIIQVLGILYESVYS; from the coding sequence ATGCCGCCAGTTCAATACCAGTCTAAGAACCTTAATCACCTTGGCCTGGTTGCCGCCATGTGCCGGGAGCTAAAGATAGCCGAATATTTCGATGCACGCATAACCAATGACTCTGATGCACGCAATGTCACCATTGGACAGGCTGTGGTCGCAATGATCATCAATGGGCTGGGCTTTACAGGGCAGACCCTCTATCTGGTCCCTGAGTTTTTTGAGGACAAGCCGATTGATCGCCTCATTGGGGAAGGCATCCAGGCAGAACACTTAAACGACAAAATACTTGGCCGGGCTCTCGACAGTCTTTATGAAGTTGGCGTCAGTGACTTATACCTGAATCTTGCCATTAAGGTCGTCAACCATCTAAAGCTGCCCTGCAAGGCATTAAACCTGGACGGCACCAGCCTTCATACAGACGGTGTCTATAACAGTAATGAAAACCCTGATGACTTGAACTGCATCCATATCTGCCGCGGCTATAGCCGTGATCACCGGCCTGACCTGAATCAGGTTGTCTTGCAGTTAATCACCGAAAATGAGGCGGGTATCCCTGTGTTTATGGCACCTGCGAGTGGTAATGTAAACGACAAAACTTGCTTTCAGGAAATTATCAAAAATCATTTGTCGTGTTTTAAGGCAGCTTTGAATAACCGTTATCTGGTCGCAGATGCAGCCATGTACGTTGCTGAAACCCTCCAGTTGCTTGATAAGCAAAAACAGCTGTTTATCTCCCGGGTGCCGCTGAATATCAAGGATGCCAAGGAGCTGGTCGGCAAAGCGCCTGCGATGGCACTGGAGCCTGTTGAAGGCTATGAGGATTATTCTTTTACTGAAGTACCTGCCTGTTATGGTGATGTTCGACAACGATGGTTCTTGTTTCTCAATAAAAAGCGAAGGCTCAGTGAACAGAAAACGCTAACCAGAAAGATGCAGAAACAGTCACTGAAAGAAGCCCGCGATCTGGAAAAGTTGGGTAAAAAGGCTTTTCTGTGCCGGGACGATGCATTGGAGGCTTTTGCCTTGTGGCAGAAACAATCGAAACTCTGTCAAAGTGAAACGGAACCTGAGGTTATCTGTAAACCCTGCTATCCGGGCAAAGGGCGTCCATCGTCAGATAGTAAGCCTGATCACTTCGAATATTTTGTACAGAGCACATGCTTTGTTTCCTGCGAGAAAAGAGAGAATTCGCTGGCCTCACTGGGTTGCTTTATCTTGGGCACCAATGATTTGGACCAAAAGGGTTTGAATACCCACAAGGGCATAAATGCCGCTGAGCTGTTGTCTACCTACAAGTCACAACAGAAGGTTGAAGGTGGCTTTCGATTCCTGAAGAGCCCGGACTTTCTGGTTTCCTCACTCTACCTGAAGAAAGCGGAACGAATTGAGGCCCTGTTAATGGTGATGACACTGTGTCTGATGGTCTATGCTGCTATCCAACACAGAATAAGGTATGAATTGAAGAAGCAGAGCCGTGTATTCTTAAACCAGAAAAAAAAGCCCTGCCAGAATCCAACGGCGAGATGGGTGTTTTTCTGTTTTCAAGGGGTTAGTGTATTAACGGTCAATAATCAGGAACAACGTGTGGTCGGTTTGAAGGAAAGACAATGGACGATCATTCAAGTTTTAGGCATTTTATATGAGTCGGTATATTCCTGA
- a CDS encoding IS1634 family transposase, protein MLPVQYQFKNLNHLGLVAAMCRELKIAEYIDARITNDSDARNVTIGQAVVAMIINGLGFTGQTLYMFPEFFEDKPIDRLIGEGIQPEHLNDKVLGRALDSLYDAGVSDLYLNLAVKVVNHLKLPCKALNLDGTSFHVDGIYNSHENPDDLNCIHICRGYSRDHRPDLNQVVLQLMTENEAGIPVFMAPASGNVNDKTCFQEIIKNHLSCFKETLNSRYLVADAAMYVAGTLQLLDEQKQLFISRVPLNIKGAKELVGKAPAMSLEPVEGYEDYYSAEVPSCYGDVKQRWFLFLNKKRRLVEQKTLTRKMQKQSLKEARDLEKLGKKAFLCRDDALKAFALWQKQSKLCQNATEPEVTGKPCYSGRGRPSPDSKPDHFEYFVQAECFVPCQKRENAQASLGCFILGTNELDQNCMNATELLSTYKSQQQVEGGFRFLKSPDFLVSSLYLKKAERIEALLMVMTLCLMVYAAIQHKIRHELKKQSRVFPNQKKKPCQNPTARWVFFCFQGINVLTVNNQEEHVVGLKERQWTIMQILGNFYESVYS, encoded by the coding sequence ATGTTGCCAGTTCAATACCAGTTTAAGAATCTGAACCACCTTGGCTTGGTTGCCGCTATGTGTCGGGAGCTAAAGATAGCCGAATACATCGATGCGCGTATAACTAATGACTCCGATGCGCGTAATGTCACTATAGGACAAGCGGTGGTCGCAATGATCATCAATGGGTTGGGGTTTACAGGGCAAACTCTGTATATGTTCCCTGAGTTTTTTGAGGACAAGCCAATTGATCGCCTCATCGGGGAAGGCATACAGCCCGAACACTTGAACGACAAGGTACTTGGTCGGGCCCTTGATAGCCTGTACGACGCTGGCGTCAGTGACTTGTACCTGAACCTTGCCGTTAAGGTTGTCAATCATCTGAAGCTGCCCTGCAAGGCATTGAATCTGGATGGCACCAGCTTTCATGTGGATGGAATCTATAACAGTCATGAAAATCCTGATGACTTGAATTGTATCCATATCTGCCGCGGTTACAGCCGTGACCACCGACCTGACCTGAACCAAGTGGTCTTGCAGTTAATGACCGAAAATGAGGCAGGTATTCCAGTGTTTATGGCACCTGCTAGCGGTAATGTAAACGACAAGACTTGTTTTCAGGAAATTATCAAAAATCATCTGTCGTGTTTCAAGGAGACTTTGAATAGCCGCTATCTGGTCGCTGATGCCGCCATGTACGTTGCTGGAACCCTTCAGTTGCTTGACGAGCAAAAGCAGCTGTTTATCTCCCGTGTGCCCCTGAATATCAAGGGTGCAAAGGAGCTGGTCGGCAAAGCGCCAGCCATGTCATTGGAGCCGGTTGAAGGCTATGAAGATTATTACTCTGCTGAAGTGCCTTCCTGCTATGGAGATGTTAAACAACGATGGTTCTTGTTTCTCAACAAAAAGCGCAGGCTGGTTGAACAGAAAACACTGACCCGAAAGATGCAGAAGCAGTCACTGAAAGAAGCCCGTGATCTGGAAAAGCTGGGAAAAAAGGCCTTTCTGTGTCGGGACGATGCATTGAAGGCTTTTGCCTTATGGCAGAAACAATCGAAACTCTGCCAGAATGCAACGGAGCCTGAGGTTACCGGTAAACCCTGTTATTCGGGTAGGGGACGGCCATCGCCGGATAGCAAGCCCGATCACTTCGAGTACTTTGTGCAGGCTGAATGCTTTGTTCCCTGTCAGAAAAGGGAGAATGCACAGGCCTCACTGGGTTGCTTTATCCTGGGCACCAATGAATTGGATCAGAATTGCATGAATGCCACGGAGCTGTTGTCTACCTACAAGTCACAACAACAGGTTGAGGGCGGCTTTCGATTCCTGAAAAGCCCGGACTTTCTGGTCTCTTCACTCTATCTGAAGAAAGCTGAGCGTATTGAAGCTCTGTTAATGGTGATGACACTGTGCCTGATGGTCTATGCTGCTATCCAGCACAAAATAAGGCACGAGCTGAAAAAACAGAGCCGAGTATTTCCAAACCAGAAAAAGAAGCCCTGCCAGAATCCAACGGCGAGATGGGTGTTTTTCTGTTTCCAGGGAATAAATGTCTTAACGGTCAATAATCAGGAGGAACATGTGGTCGGTTTGAAGGAAAGACAATGGACGATCATGCAGATTTTGGGCAATTTTTATGAGTCGGTGTATTCCTGA
- a CDS encoding GIY-YIG nuclease family protein — translation MSNWTGKAIAGPRSDLDDFLTRPELSSPGVYLLRGTDSESGDPVFYIGEAEDVSKRLKQHAKNEEKDYWIHTSAFVSKDDNLTKAHIRYIEGKLIVCCLR, via the coding sequence ATGTCCAATTGGACAGGCAAGGCCATTGCCGGACCTCGAAGTGATCTTGATGATTTTCTGACTCGGCCAGAGTTGAGCAGCCCAGGGGTTTATCTGCTAAGGGGCACTGATTCTGAGTCTGGAGATCCGGTTTTTTATATAGGCGAAGCAGAGGACGTTTCCAAGCGGCTGAAACAGCATGCCAAAAATGAGGAAAAAGACTACTGGATTCACACCTCTGCCTTTGTCAGCAAAGACGATAACCTGACGAAAGCCCATATACGCTATATAGAGGGAAAACTGATTGTTTGCTGTTTGAGGTAG
- a CDS encoding transposase: protein MGIHILPAYSPELNPNEYVWSYLNSSHTGRVILRTKEAFLNAVKKGLRSLQKQPDKILGFFSAEDTACACLQRFG, encoded by the coding sequence TTGGGCATCCATATCTTGCCTGCTTATTCACCAGAGCTGAATCCCAATGAATACGTCTGGAGCTACCTGAATTCAAGTCACACAGGAAGAGTGATACTGCGAACCAAGGAAGCCTTTTTGAATGCAGTTAAAAAAGGACTCAGGTCACTCCAGAAACAACCGGATAAAATCCTGGGCTTTTTCAGTGCTGAAGATACCGCCTGTGCCTGTCTACAAAGATTTGGGTAG
- a CDS encoding type I restriction enzyme endonuclease domain-containing protein produces the protein MHDDRIVSVTSRADHIQFYIAVRSIIFKLTHGTASDTALMNARVKEMLAEAIKSDGVEKIFKPGEDSTTEIDLFDDDYLERIDKIKLPNTKIQLLKKLLAKALSEFKKTNKVKAVDFLQTVPVPGGKIQRAQGRGFLYHRCAR, from the coding sequence ATTCACGATGACAGGATTGTCTCAGTAACCAGCCGGGCAGATCATATTCAATTTTATATAGCCGTGCGCTCCATCATCTTCAAACTGACCCATGGCACAGCATCGGATACCGCCCTGATGAACGCCCGTGTGAAGGAGATGTTGGCCGAGGCCATCAAGAGTGATGGCGTTGAGAAAATTTTTAAGCCTGGAGAAGACTCAACTACCGAAATTGATCTTTTCGATGATGACTATCTGGAACGCATCGACAAGATCAAACTCCCCAACACCAAAATCCAGCTACTTAAAAAGCTGCTGGCAAAGGCGTTGTCGGAGTTTAAAAAGACCAACAAAGTCAAGGCGGTGGATTTCCTCCAAACGGTTCCAGTCCCTGGTGGAAAAATACAACGAGCGCAAGGAAGAGGATTCCTTTACCACCGTTGTGCACGATGA